The segment GTTTCTTTCTCCTACGGTAAGGAGCCGTTCATCGAAGGATTGTCGGCCGCATTCTCGTCGGGTGCGATCACGAGCATCGTTGGCCCGAACGGATGCGGCAAATCGACGCTCGTGAAGCTCGTCGATGGGATCAACTGCCCATCGCGCGGGCGTGTGCTCATCGGCGGCGTACCCACGCTTTCGATGGGCGGTAAGGAACGGGCGCGCAAAGTTGCTGTGCTCGCGCAGGCTTCGAGGCCTCCAGCCATGAGCGTCGAAGCGCTCGTCGCATGCGGACGCTACCCCTACCAGGCGCACAGCGGCAGACTCGGCGACGAGGACCGCGAACACGTGGAGCGCGCAATGGAGCTTGCGGGCGTCGAGCGCTTTCGCAACCATGATCTGCGCAGGCTTTCGGGCGGCGAGCGTCAGCGGGCGTTCATCGCCATGACGCTCGCTCAGGATACCGGCATCATCGTGCTCGACGAGCCGACTACGTATCTGGATATCGGGGCCTGCCACGAGACCATGGAGCTCGTGCGCCGCCTCAATGCCGAAATGGGAAAAACCGTCGTCATGGTTATCCACGACCTCGATTTGGCGCTGCGCTACTCCGATGAGCTTATGGTTATGGAGCGGGGCCGACGCACGTTTTCGGGATCGGTCGAGGCCGTGCTGGAATCGGGCGCGATCGAGCATGCCTTCGGCGTGCACATCCATTCCGTCGCCTGCGAGCACGGAAGGTCGTACAGTCTGTATCCGTCGTAGAACCGGGTTTCACCGTTTCGGGAATTCGAATCCCTCGAGTGCACGGTTCAGGAACTCGTTGAACGGGCGCATGGCGCGAAAGCTCTCGAGCAACCGCGCGCGAAGAGCATCGCCGTCTGCAACTACGTCGTCGGGTACGGCTTCCTCGACAGCCCAGCACTTGCATTTGAGGTACTCGGCGGCGGGGTTTTCCGCATCGAAGCCCTGCGGCACGCGTTTGAGCGGCATGCCGACGAACGAGAAGCGCCGTTTGAACGCATCGTCCTCGACGATGGCGAGAAATGCTTCAGGCTGCTCGGCGATAGCGTTGCGCACCATCTTCGTCGCGTCCTTGAAGTTAGGTGCGAACAGGCCGCCGCCTGCAAACGAGCTGCCGGGTGCGATGCTGATGAAGTACCCGACGGGAATGGGCATGCGCCCTGCCTGCGAGATGTGCGCTCGAAACACCGGGTTGTACGGGGCCTTGTTTTGGCTGAACCGCGTGTCGCGGTTGATGCGAAACACGAGGTCCTTCGCTTCGAGGTGCGCGAGCGAAGGATCGAGTGCGGAGAGGTCGTCGATGCACGCCTGCACAAAGTCAAGAAAGTCTGCTTGCGCCTGTTTCTTCTGAGGTTCGTGGGCGTGCATCCATTCGAGACTGTTGTTGTCTCGCACATCGGAGAGGAAGGCGAGGATGTTCTCAGTCGACATAAGCCACCTCCTTGCCCGTGTTGACCACGGTGCCGAAACTCTGCGTTTTCATGCAGGCGGCAAGGAGCTTTTTGGTGCGAGGCGTCGAGCGGTACGCCGGCAGCTCGTCGAACAAACACGCGTATCCGTCGAGCTCGTCCATGGCGTCGATGAACGCGTCTTCGGCGGATTCGGCTTCGGTGAGCGCCGTGTACTCGAGGTTGTTCGGGGTGAGGCGGTGTGTAGCGATGGCGAAGTTCACGCGGCGCTCGCACGAGCAGGCGTCGGAGCCGCCGTGCTGGCAGTAGGCTGCGAGGAACTCGGCAACCGTTTTTCGGGCGCGCGAAAGCCGCTGGCGATACGCCTCGGGCGTGATGCCGAGGATGTCGGCGGCGGTTGAGCTGTTCGCCTTGAACATCGTCCCGAGCACATAGGCGCAGCGGGCGTCAGCATCGAGGCACTGGAGCATGACGTTGGTGCATGAGAGCTTGAGTTCGCGTGCAAGCAGGCTCGTATCGACGCCTTCGGTGAGATCGGGCACCTCGAGCGCGCGCTTGTCGCAGATGTCGGCCCCGTACATCTCGAAGCTGAACGGCGCGTGTGCGAATTGGTGCGTGCGGCAGTCCTTCAAGTGGTTTACGGCGATGCGGTACACCCAGGTGGAAAATGCGCTTTCTTTTCGGAAGGTCGAGAGGTGCGTCATGATCTTCACAGCGATTTCCTGCGTGGCGTCCTCCGCGTCGCAGATGGTGCCGAGAAAGCGGAGCGAGAGGTTGAACACGAGGTCGTTTACGCTTTCGAGCAGCGCTTCGAGCGCGGTTTGATCCCCGGCGATCGCCTGGTCGACCAGCGATGCCTGCTCCTCGGGTGTCAGTTTAGTCGGTGTCATGTGCCTGCCTTTCTTGCGGACGTGCATGCCCGCTCCTTCTGTCGCATCGGACGCGCCATGCGGATTTTTCGTTACAGGTAATTAGACGGGCGCTCGCGCTTTCTGTGACACAGAATATCAGGAAATTTCACCGAAGGCTCATCGGGGGCAGGCGGTAGCCTGACAGGAACATCTGATGGACACGATGGATCGCCGAGAGCATCGGGTGGGGTACGGTAGCCCTCCGGGAGGCGCGGGCTGGACAGAGGACGCCCGCCGAGAAGCGCGATCCCCGCTGGCGCGCTCGGAGGCCGCATCGGCGGGTGGGCGGCGGGAGGCGTGGCGTACGCGGATGGTGATTTGGCGGCGGAAGGCTGCACAAAGCCCAAAAATCGCCGTCGTGAAGCGTTCGGCGGGCCTCAAAGCGTCGACGGGACGCGTAAGCGGAAGGCCGTCGCATGTGCCGAGGAACCGACGAGCCGGTGAACAGGGGTTATCGTTTCCAAGAAGTCTGCTTGCATCGGTAATACATTACGAAGCTCTTCACAGCGGCGATTTTTGGGCTTTCGGGGGCTCCGCCGCTCAATACTGGCGCGACTGGCATGGCACCTGACGGCCATCTGGCGCATCAGTGCTCCGAGCGGGCGCATGACGATTCTGGTTTAACAGCGAAGCTCGGGGTTGGCTCCAGAAGGTCGATGCCAGTATTTCCGGGGAGTGACGCCATGAAGGTGGAACCAGGGGTAGGTTACGGAAAATCGGCGTCGGGAGTTCATGTCGGAGGCTGACGCCACGAGACTGGCACGAGAAGCCGTACCGGGAAAAGAACCTGAGTGGGCCGATAAGCCGGGTTCTGTCGTTGGACGATCATTTATCTGAGACGCCTGTCGCCATGCGCCTTAAGCACGCAACCCGAACGCACGGAAGGGCAGCCGTATCGCGTTCCTATTTGCGCTTGCTCCAGATGGGGTTTACCAAGCCGCGCCGTTGCCGACGCGCTGGTGCGCTCTTACCGCACCGTTTCAGCTTTTCTCCCGCCTCCGCGCGCCGAAGCGCGTTTTCGCGGGGGAGTCTTCTTTTCTGTGGCACTGATCCGTCGGGTCGCCCCGCCCAGCCGTTAGCTGGCATCTTGCCCTTGGGAGCCCGGACTTTCCTCACACCAGGTGCGCGATCGTCTGGCCCACTCAGGTATGGTATTCTACCAAATCATCGATGAGAACGAAGGCAGGAACACATGAACAGCACCGCTTTGCGCTTCCGATTTGCAACCGTTGACGATATCGAAGGCATCCTCGAGATGATCCGCAGGCTCGCCGCCTACGAGCACGCCGAAGACGAGGTGAAGGCCACGCCGGAGATTCTGAGAACCTGGATGTTCGAGAAGCGGGCGGCGGAAACGGTTGTGGTCGAAGCGCCTGATAAAGGTATCGTCGGGATAGCGGTGTTCTTCCAGAACTTCTCGACGTGGACGGGTACGGGCGGGATGTACCTTGAGGATCTCTACCTCGACGAGGCGTATCGCGGGGCAGGCACGGGCAGGGCGCTTATGGCGCACCTTGCCGGCATCTGCAAAGAGCGCGGGTGGGTGCGCCTCGATTGGGCGTGTCTCGACTGGAACGAGCCGAGCCTTGCGTTTTACGAGCGCATCGGCGCCGAGCGTATGGACGAATGGGTGCATCATCGGCTTTCGGGCGCCGCGCTCGACGCGCTCGCGGGGGAGGCCTTTGCCACCTGCGCCGATACGCTTCCCGGGGAGCCCTTTGCTGGAAGCGCCGAAGCGCTCGCTCGGGAGGCGCACTAATGGGCGCCTGCGCGCTCGTGGGGGCGGTCGAGTTCAACGCCGAGCACTTTTCGGCGCAGCGCTTCGACGCGGTGATCGCTGTCGATGCGGGCTATGCCCATCTTGAGAAGATTAAAGTCGAACCCGATCTCGTCGTGGGCGATTTCGACTCGCTCGGGTATGTGCCTGATCATCCCCGTATCGAAACGCATCCGTCGCATAAGGATGCAAGCGACATCGAGCTCGCGATGCAGCGCGCCGCCGAACTCGGGTTCGATACCCTTGTTGTATACGGCTGCCTCTCGGGGCGGCTCGACCACACCTACGGCACGCTGCAGCTGCTCGCGCGGTTCGCTCGTCGCGGCTTGCGCGCGTTTGCGGTGGGGGATACGTTTGCCGTGTGCGCCCTTGAGGGGGGAGCGTACAACGCCCTCGAATTCGATGCGGTGGAAGCGGGCACGCTCTCGGCGTTCGCTGTTTCTGATACCGTGCGCGGTGTCGATGAGATCGGGCTCGAATACCCGCTCGATAAGGCGGTGCTCGTCAACGATGAACCGCTCGGCGTATCGAACGAGTTCATCGGAAAACCGGTGAAGGTTGCTATCGAAGAGGGCACGCTGCTCGTGTTCTTCCCCCTGCACGCGTGGAATTCGATGCGCTCCACTGTGTGAGGCCATCCTTCATGAAGCGGCATTCGCCTTACTGGTAGGGCGTGGGAAATATCTCCAGCAGCTTCTTCTGGTTGCGGATCAGCTCGATGAACGATTGCTCGTCGGGCGTGAGGTGGCCTTTGGTGTGCGTGAGGATGCTGAGCGGGCGCGTGAAGGAGCAGTCTTTTACGCGCAGCGCTACGAGCTGCCCGAGCCTGCATTCTTCCTGGACGGTGAGGATGGAGATGATGGCGATGCCCATGCCGCATCGAACCGCCTGCTTGATCGCCTGCGTGCTGCCGAGCTCAAGTCTGATGTTCAGATCCGCGTAATTGAACCCGTTGCGCGCGAATGCGAGCTCCATGACTTTTCGCGTGCCCGATCCCTGTTCGCGGGTTATGAGCCGTTCCGTCGTGAGCTCCTCGAAGCCGATGGTTTCGGCTTCGCACCAGGGGTGTTCGATGGGGACGATGACCACGAGCTCGTCATGCCAAAACGTTTCGACGGTGAAATTCGGCTCCTTGGGAACCGGGCCTTCGATGAGCGCGACGTGGAGCTTGCGGTCGAGCACATCGCGTGCAAGCACCTCGGTGTCTGCGATCTTCGCGTCGATGCCGGTATCTCCCTGATCGCTGCAGTACTCGCGCACGATGAAGGGAAGCAGGTATTCGCCGATGGTGAACGTTGCTCCGACATGGATGTCGCCGCTGTGGCAACTGGAGGTTTGGGCAATCGCCTCGCGCGCCTCGAATGTAAGCTGGATGATCTCTTCGACGTAGTGGTAGAACACCTCCCCGCATTCGGTGAGTTTGACTCCACGGTTCGTGCGGTCGAAAAACTGCACCCCGTATTCCTTCTCGAGGTTCTGGATCTGAATGCTGACACTCGGTTGGCTCATGTGCAGGCGCTGCGATGTCCGGGTTATGTTGCCCGTAGACACGACGTCTTTGAACACTATCAGCTCTTCTAACGAGCTCATGTCGACCTCCCCCTTGCGTCCTTCTCGGATAGGACCTCGACCGGCGACATGCTCCGATATATCAAAAGTATACGTACCTACAGGGGAAATGTGCTATAGCGATACGCGAGGGCTCGATACGATATTTTAATAGCCGAAGTTCGTTCGGTGCTGGTGCCGCTCGTACACGATACCAGCTTGCACGCTCCAAAGCGAGCATTCCAAGAAAAATGCTGGTCGTTTGCTAGAGTTTTCTTCGGTTTTGCGCGCCGCCGCCGCGCTCTGTTTTGAGATAGCGCCTCAGGGCATACTCTTTCTTTATGCCATGATCGTAAATCAGAATTTTACACCCCGCTTCCCGTGCTTTAGCGTAATGGGCGTACCGGATCGAGAAATTGACGAGGGGCTTTCTTCCGGACCTGAGACGCAAGGGGGCGTTTGTATGGTGGTCGACATGGTTGTATCCGTATTCATCCTGCTCGCTATGATCGGTTTTTTCGCACTCTCGCTGAGAAAAGCATGGAAGTTCGCGCACATGCAGATCCATGCGCGGCTCGACTTGTATCCCGTGCCGAAAGAAGGCGCGGGGCGCGCGGAATACGGCGGTTCCTACCTTGAAGAGCAAGAGTGGTGGACCAAGCCGCGCAAGATCGATCGCATCCACGAGACGACCGAGATTCTCAAGGAAATGATCTTCATCAAGAAGCTGTTCGAGAACCATCGGAGCCTCTGGTGGGCGTCGTATGCGCTCCATCTGGGCATCTACGTCATGCTCGGCTGGTCGGTTCTGCTTTTGATCAGCGTGTTCTGGCATCCTGCTGCTTTCGTGCTCGTCGTGGAGATCATCGGCGCTGTTGGGTTCGCTTTGAGCACGGCCGGCTGTCTGCTTCTTCTCGTACGGCGCACGACCGATAGGGTTTTGGAAAAGTACACGACGCCGCAAGAGTACTTCAACATCGTACTTTTGCTCACCGTGCTTTTGACCGGCGCCTACTCGTGGTTCTTCGAGGCGTCGCCGTTTGTCGTCGCCACCCAGGTGATCACGCTGAGCGCGCACGACCTGCCGCCGATCGTTTTGGTGCACCTCGTGCTGCTCGGCATCATGTTTCTCTACATCCCCCTCAGCAAAATGAGCCATTACGTGGGGAAGTTCTTCACGTACCACAAGGTCCTGTGGGATAACGACCCCAACGTGGCGGACAGCGCGGTAGCGCGCAAGTTCGAAAAAGCCGCAGCTCAGCCTCCGAAGACTGGGTGGTCGTCCTCGCAGGCGCGAAGCGCTTCGCCCGATACGTCCGAAACATCGAAAGGATAGGCGCCATGGCATCCTCGTACAAAACGGTGAGGACCACCGACATTTCGAAGAAAGACGGGTTGTTGAGCGGACTCGACACCTTGGCGACGCTGCCCGCGCCCTACGATACCAACGGACTCGAACCCGATTTCAAGGCACCGAAGCCGGAGTGGGCCGAGACGAACTGTTGCTCGCTCGACGGCGTGGTGGCCCTCGATGTCATGAAGCGGCCCCAGTCCAAAGAGGAAGAGGACGAGCTTATCCGAAAATTCCTCGCGGGTCTCGAAAAACTGTTCCTCGATGCGAACAACCGGTACCTCCAGCCGCTTACCTTGACGATGGATTACTGTGCCAAGTGCAACACCTGCTCGGAAGCGTGCCATATCTTCCAGGCTACGAGTGGCGACGAGATATACCGCCCGATTTTCCGCGTCGACGTGCTGCGCAAGCTGTACAAGCGCTACTTTACGCCGAGCGGAAAGCTGCTCAAAGGCTTCGCGGGTGCGGACATCGATCTCAACTGGGAGACGATCGCGCGCCTCGGCGAGCTCGCCTACCGCTGCAACCTGTGCCGCCGGTGCGCGCAGGTGTGTCCTTTAGGACTCGATAACGGCATGATGGCCCGCGAAATTCGCAAGATATTCAGCCAGGAGATGGGCATCGCGCCGACGCCGGTGCACACGAAGGGAACCCAGCTCCAGCTCAAAGTCGGGTCGACCACGGGTCTGTCGAAGGCGGCCTTGCTCGATACGCTCGAGTTCATCGAGGAGGATATCGAGGAGCAGACGGGGCGCAAGATCACATTCCCGATCGACAAGAAGGGCGCCGACGTGCTTTTGATGCACAACGCGGGCGAGTTCTTGGCGTGGCCCGAAAACCCCGCTGCGTTCGCAATCCTGCTCGACGAGGCGGGCATCGATTGGACGCTCAGCTCCGACATGCTCGGCTACGACAGCGTGAACTACGGCATCTGGTACGACGACGTGCAGGCTAAAAACGTTGCCATGGGGCAGTTCGAGGCGGCGAAGAAACTCGGCGTGAACAGGATCGTCATCGGGGAGTGCGGCCATGCCCACAAAGCGTCGATCGTGGGAGCCGACCGCATGGCCGATGCCGAACACCGCATACCCGTCGAGAGCTTTTTGCCGATGATGGCCGATCTGGTGAAGAACGGGCGGCTCAAGTTCGATCCGTCGAAGAACGATTTTCCCGTCACGCTGCACGATCCGTGCAATATGGTCAGGCAGATGGGCATCGTGAAGCCGCAACGCGAAATCCTCAAGGCGATCTGCCCGCAGTTCCGCGAGATGACGCCGCACGGAGTCGACAACTACTGCTGTGGAGGCGGCAGCGGATTTGCGATCATGAACTCGTACAACTTCGGCGATTTCCGCGACAAAGTGAGCGCACGCGTCAAGTTCGCGCAGATCATCAACGCGTTTCCCGACGAATTCGAGAACCCCGACATCGTGAAGTACGTATGCGCCCCGTGCTCCAACTGCAAGGGCACCATTCGCGACATCCTCAAGGTGTACAAGGCAACCGCCACCTACAACGTGCAGTACGGCGGCATCGTCGAGCTGATGGTGAACGGGCTTGCGAGCATGGATCGGCCGTACTTCGATTTCCTTTCCCTTCAGTAGGTGTTGACCGTCGGCGCGGGCGCGAACACCCGGGCCGGCATGCGGGCTTCGCGTTGCTGAAACGGGGAATGAGGAGGCATGAACGTGCACACCATTGTAGTGGGATTG is part of the Raoultibacter phocaeensis genome and harbors:
- a CDS encoding ABC transporter ATP-binding protein is translated as MEAIRKDAACGPSCFAEVGACEAIVIDDVSFSYGKEPFIEGLSAAFSSGAITSIVGPNGCGKSTLVKLVDGINCPSRGRVLIGGVPTLSMGGKERARKVAVLAQASRPPAMSVEALVACGRYPYQAHSGRLGDEDREHVERAMELAGVERFRNHDLRRLSGGERQRAFIAMTLAQDTGIIVLDEPTTYLDIGACHETMELVRRLNAEMGKTVVMVIHDLDLALRYSDELMVMERGRRTFSGSVEAVLESGAIEHAFGVHIHSVACEHGRSYSLYPS
- a CDS encoding DUF2461 domain-containing protein — translated: MSTENILAFLSDVRDNNSLEWMHAHEPQKKQAQADFLDFVQACIDDLSALDPSLAHLEAKDLVFRINRDTRFSQNKAPYNPVFRAHISQAGRMPIPVGYFISIAPGSSFAGGGLFAPNFKDATKMVRNAIAEQPEAFLAIVEDDAFKRRFSFVGMPLKRVPQGFDAENPAAEYLKCKCWAVEEAVPDDVVADGDALRARLLESFRAMRPFNEFLNRALEGFEFPKR
- a CDS encoding RNA polymerase sigma factor, whose amino-acid sequence is MTPTKLTPEEQASLVDQAIAGDQTALEALLESVNDLVFNLSLRFLGTICDAEDATQEIAVKIMTHLSTFRKESAFSTWVYRIAVNHLKDCRTHQFAHAPFSFEMYGADICDKRALEVPDLTEGVDTSLLARELKLSCTNVMLQCLDADARCAYVLGTMFKANSSTAADILGITPEAYRQRLSRARKTVAEFLAAYCQHGGSDACSCERRVNFAIATHRLTPNNLEYTALTEAESAEDAFIDAMDELDGYACLFDELPAYRSTPRTKKLLAACMKTQSFGTVVNTGKEVAYVD
- a CDS encoding GNAT family N-acetyltransferase, whose product is MNSTALRFRFATVDDIEGILEMIRRLAAYEHAEDEVKATPEILRTWMFEKRAAETVVVEAPDKGIVGIAVFFQNFSTWTGTGGMYLEDLYLDEAYRGAGTGRALMAHLAGICKERGWVRLDWACLDWNEPSLAFYERIGAERMDEWVHHRLSGAALDALAGEAFATCADTLPGEPFAGSAEALAREAH
- a CDS encoding thiamine diphosphokinase, whose product is MGACALVGAVEFNAEHFSAQRFDAVIAVDAGYAHLEKIKVEPDLVVGDFDSLGYVPDHPRIETHPSHKDASDIELAMQRAAELGFDTLVVYGCLSGRLDHTYGTLQLLARFARRGLRAFAVGDTFAVCALEGGAYNALEFDAVEAGTLSAFAVSDTVRGVDEIGLEYPLDKAVLVNDEPLGVSNEFIGKPVKVAIEEGTLLVFFPLHAWNSMRSTV
- a CDS encoding LysR family transcriptional regulator; the protein is MSSLEELIVFKDVVSTGNITRTSQRLHMSQPSVSIQIQNLEKEYGVQFFDRTNRGVKLTECGEVFYHYVEEIIQLTFEAREAIAQTSSCHSGDIHVGATFTIGEYLLPFIVREYCSDQGDTGIDAKIADTEVLARDVLDRKLHVALIEGPVPKEPNFTVETFWHDELVVIVPIEHPWCEAETIGFEELTTERLITREQGSGTRKVMELAFARNGFNYADLNIRLELGSTQAIKQAVRCGMGIAIISILTVQEECRLGQLVALRVKDCSFTRPLSILTHTKGHLTPDEQSFIELIRNQKKLLEIFPTPYQ
- a CDS encoding respiratory nitrate reductase subunit gamma: MVVDMVVSVFILLAMIGFFALSLRKAWKFAHMQIHARLDLYPVPKEGAGRAEYGGSYLEEQEWWTKPRKIDRIHETTEILKEMIFIKKLFENHRSLWWASYALHLGIYVMLGWSVLLLISVFWHPAAFVLVVEIIGAVGFALSTAGCLLLLVRRTTDRVLEKYTTPQEYFNIVLLLTVLLTGAYSWFFEASPFVVATQVITLSAHDLPPIVLVHLVLLGIMFLYIPLSKMSHYVGKFFTYHKVLWDNDPNVADSAVARKFEKAAAQPPKTGWSSSQARSASPDTSETSKG
- a CDS encoding (Fe-S)-binding protein, translated to MASSYKTVRTTDISKKDGLLSGLDTLATLPAPYDTNGLEPDFKAPKPEWAETNCCSLDGVVALDVMKRPQSKEEEDELIRKFLAGLEKLFLDANNRYLQPLTLTMDYCAKCNTCSEACHIFQATSGDEIYRPIFRVDVLRKLYKRYFTPSGKLLKGFAGADIDLNWETIARLGELAYRCNLCRRCAQVCPLGLDNGMMAREIRKIFSQEMGIAPTPVHTKGTQLQLKVGSTTGLSKAALLDTLEFIEEDIEEQTGRKITFPIDKKGADVLLMHNAGEFLAWPENPAAFAILLDEAGIDWTLSSDMLGYDSVNYGIWYDDVQAKNVAMGQFEAAKKLGVNRIVIGECGHAHKASIVGADRMADAEHRIPVESFLPMMADLVKNGRLKFDPSKNDFPVTLHDPCNMVRQMGIVKPQREILKAICPQFREMTPHGVDNYCCGGGSGFAIMNSYNFGDFRDKVSARVKFAQIINAFPDEFENPDIVKYVCAPCSNCKGTIRDILKVYKATATYNVQYGGIVELMVNGLASMDRPYFDFLSLQ